In the genome of Mogibacterium neglectum, the window CTCACCGTTAATTTCACCAGCACGGCGAGCGACATAATTATTGGTATTCGTAATTCGATTCTTAATCTCAGTGTAACCAATCGCTGAGCAAATAGAATCGGTGTCGGGATTCTTATGTCCAATTATTATTATCTTCTTATCGGATTCCACGAGCACCTCCGGATATCTTAAAAATTGGGAACGCCACACTCGTAGGAGTGCGGCGAATCTTCGAATATAGCAGTTCGAAATGCTCCGATACCTGCATATGAAGGCATTACTACTTAATTGTAATAGTCTTGATTATCTGATCTTCGTTAGGTTTATCCATCATGTTGCGTGGAACAGAAACGATGCGGTCTGCTTCGTCCATGCCTTCTGTAACCTTGCCAAAGGCAGCATATTGTCCATCCAGATGCGGTGCATCCTCAACCATGATGAAGAACTGTGAGCCAGCTGAGTTAGGATTCATCGATCTAGCCATAGAGAGAACTCCTCTAGTGTGCTTGAGGTCATTCCTGAATCCGTTAGATGAGAACTCGCCTGGAATGCTGTATCCAGGACCACCCATACCAGTTCCATCTGGGCATCCACCCTGAATCATGAAGCCTGGAATAACTCTGTGGAAAATAAGGCCATCATAGAAGCCCTTCTCACAAAGTTCTATGAAATTTTCAACTGACTTAGGTGCGATATCCTCGTAGAGCTCACCGCTCATTGTTGCACCATTTTCCATCTCAATTACGAAATGTTTCATCTATATCTCCTTCATTTTTGTACAAAAATCAAATGCTAATTTGTTCAACTTTATTAATTTTACATCATGCGTATGTTCGCCGCAAGATACAATAAGCTTTATTTAAAAATAATC includes:
- a CDS encoding peptidylprolyl isomerase, whose protein sequence is MKHFVIEMENGATMSGELYEDIAPKSVENFIELCEKGFYDGLIFHRVIPGFMIQGGCPDGTGMGGPGYSIPGEFSSNGFRNDLKHTRGVLSMARSMNPNSAGSQFFIMVEDAPHLDGQYAAFGKVTEGMDEADRIVSVPRNMMDKPNEDQIIKTITIK